Part of the Rhodohalobacter barkolensis genome, CTATCAGTTTTTAGGAGAGGAAACCGTCGGTTACTCCGAACGGGATCGGTCGCGGATGAGAAAGGGAAATATCGGCTTTATTTTTCAAAGTTTTAATCTGATTGATGAACTTACCGTACTTGAAAATGCAGAACTGCCGCTTCAATATCTGGGTTTGAAAGCATCGGAAAGCAAGATTAAAGTTGAAAAGGCACTGGATAAAATGGGGATGACACCTCGCAAAAATCATTTCCCACAACAGTTATCAGGTGGCCAGCAGCAGCGTGCAGCCATTGCGCGAGCTGTGGTTACCGACCCAAAACTTATCCTGGCTGATGAACCAACCGGAAACCTCGATTCGGGTCATGGAAAAGAGGTGATGGAGCTTTTGAAAGAGCTCAACGACCAGGGAACGACCATTGTGATGGTAACACACTCCCCAATCGATGCAGAGTATGCAGATCGAATTATACATCTGAAAGATGGAATGATTGTGGAAGGAGAGCCGGTCTATCAAACGGGTAGTTAAATAAACATCTTTTTGGATGGCGAGGTTGGCCGTAAAAAATCTTATTTTCAATACCGAATACCTGAGTTTGAAGGTTTTAGTTACCGATTGAATGTAAAGGTCCCCTCCTTCCGAAGGAGGGGAATAAGGGGTGGTTGGATTGAGTGTTATATTTAAGCCAAATTTTCTTAATCATGCTCAATTTTGGGTTAGTTAACCACCCCCAAGCCCTCCTTAAAAAGGAGGGGAGTTCTATACTTTCTTTACAAATCACCAGAACTCAGGT contains:
- a CDS encoding ABC transporter ATP-binding protein, translating into MIKAENLTKVYRTDEIETTALNRLNLEVKEGDFVAIMGPSGCGKSTLLNIMGLLDNPTGGSYQFLGEETVGYSERDRSRMRKGNIGFIFQSFNLIDELTVLENAELPLQYLGLKASESKIKVEKALDKMGMTPRKNHFPQQLSGGQQQRAAIARAVVTDPKLILADEPTGNLDSGHGKEVMELLKELNDQGTTIVMVTHSPIDAEYADRIIHLKDGMIVEGEPVYQTGS